A portion of the Enterobacter sp. SA187 genome contains these proteins:
- the mngB gene encoding mannosylglycerate hydrolase has translation MKKVSRVHITPHMHWDREWYFTSEESRILLVNNMEEILTRLEQDAEYKYYVLDGQTAVLEDYLAVKPQNAPRIKAQVQAGKLIVGPWYTQTDTCIVAGESIVRNLLYGMRDCRAFGEPMKIGYLPDSFGMSGQLPHIYNGFGITRAMFWRGCSERHGTDKTEFIWQSRDGSEVIAQVLPLGYAIGKYLPEDEAGLRKRLESYFAVLEKASLTGEILLPNGHDQMPLQQNIFAVMEKMRQIWPQREFVMSRFEDVFELIEQQRERLPRLTGEFIDGKYMRVHRTIGSTRMDIKLAHARMENRIVNLLEPLCAIAWRLGFEYPHGLLEKMWKTILKNHAHDSIGCCCSDKVHREILARFQQAEDMAENLLRFTQRKIADGQPGDGDKLVLFNLMPYPREEVINTTLILRASQFRLRDVDGREVAYFIRGKREIDPGQIDRQIVHYGNYDPFMAFDIQLIQTLPAMGYSTLFIEPDVPGMLAAPLASPRTALMENSFWEISLNDDGTLHLRDKANGQVYDRVLTLEESSDDGDEYDYSPARKEWLLTSLQSTHTHEVIHEAWQSRAVIRVALAVPLNLDERAARLTSGSLGAEFHVTLSHNSRRIDIEVQLDNQADDHRVRVLIPTPFVTDHVLADTQFGTVSRPVNDGAMADWQAQGWKEAPVSVWNMLSYTVLQQAEHGLALFSEGLREFEIVGEGEKTFALTLLRGVGMLGKSDLLLRPGRPSGIGLPVPDSQLRGRLQSRFSLWSFSGDPLDAGVAQQARRWLTPVQCYNKIPWNAMKLNPSPQVTPAHYSLLTLPPHGCQLSALKKAEDRDRLIIRLFNPSATTLCGTRLAFSGPVSLRETGMDEQPRERGEEEWQRLSPGQSVTLEVAFPE, from the coding sequence ATGAAAAAGGTATCGCGCGTGCACATCACGCCGCATATGCACTGGGATCGTGAATGGTACTTCACCAGCGAAGAGTCGCGCATTTTACTGGTCAACAATATGGAGGAGATCCTCACCCGCCTGGAGCAGGATGCGGAGTACAAATACTACGTGCTCGACGGGCAAACGGCGGTGCTGGAAGATTATCTCGCCGTTAAACCGCAGAACGCGCCGCGCATAAAAGCGCAGGTCCAGGCGGGAAAACTGATCGTCGGCCCCTGGTATACCCAGACCGACACCTGCATCGTGGCGGGGGAGTCGATTGTGCGCAATCTGCTGTACGGCATGCGCGACTGCCGGGCCTTTGGCGAGCCGATGAAAATTGGCTATCTGCCGGACTCCTTCGGCATGTCCGGCCAGCTGCCGCACATCTATAACGGTTTTGGCATTACCCGCGCCATGTTCTGGCGCGGCTGTTCAGAGCGGCACGGCACCGACAAAACCGAGTTTATCTGGCAAAGCCGCGACGGCAGCGAAGTCATCGCCCAGGTGCTGCCGCTGGGCTATGCGATCGGCAAATATCTGCCGGAAGACGAAGCGGGTTTGCGCAAGCGGCTGGAGAGTTACTTTGCGGTACTGGAAAAGGCCTCGCTGACCGGGGAGATCCTGCTGCCAAACGGTCACGACCAGATGCCGCTCCAGCAGAATATTTTTGCCGTGATGGAAAAAATGCGCCAGATCTGGCCGCAGCGCGAATTTGTGATGAGCCGCTTCGAAGACGTATTTGAACTGATCGAACAGCAACGGGAGAGGCTGCCGCGGCTGACCGGCGAGTTTATCGACGGCAAATACATGCGCGTGCATCGCACCATCGGTTCGACGCGCATGGATATAAAACTGGCCCACGCGCGCATGGAAAACCGCATTGTAAACCTGCTGGAGCCGCTGTGCGCCATCGCCTGGCGGCTGGGCTTTGAGTATCCGCACGGGCTGCTGGAGAAGATGTGGAAAACGATTTTAAAAAATCACGCCCACGACAGCATTGGCTGCTGTTGCAGCGATAAGGTGCATCGCGAAATCCTGGCGCGCTTTCAGCAGGCGGAGGACATGGCAGAAAATCTGCTGCGCTTCACCCAGCGCAAAATCGCCGACGGCCAGCCCGGCGATGGCGACAAGCTGGTGCTCTTCAACCTGATGCCGTACCCGCGCGAAGAGGTGATCAACACCACCCTGATCTTACGCGCCAGCCAGTTCCGCCTGCGGGATGTCGACGGGCGCGAGGTGGCGTATTTTATTCGCGGTAAGCGGGAGATCGATCCGGGACAGATTGACCGGCAAATCGTCCATTACGGCAATTACGATCCCTTTATGGCCTTTGACATACAGCTGATACAGACGCTGCCCGCCATGGGCTACAGCACGCTGTTTATCGAGCCTGACGTGCCCGGCATGCTGGCCGCGCCGCTCGCATCCCCGCGCACGGCGCTTATGGAAAACAGCTTCTGGGAAATCAGCCTGAATGACGATGGCACGCTGCATCTGCGCGATAAAGCGAACGGGCAGGTTTATGACCGGGTGCTGACCCTGGAAGAAAGTTCTGACGACGGCGATGAATATGACTACTCCCCGGCGCGCAAAGAGTGGCTGCTCACCTCTTTACAGTCGACACATACCCATGAGGTGATCCACGAGGCCTGGCAGAGCAGGGCGGTTATTCGCGTCGCGCTGGCGGTTCCACTTAACCTGGACGAGCGGGCGGCGCGTCTTACCAGCGGGTCGCTCGGGGCGGAATTCCATGTCACGTTAAGTCACAACAGCCGCCGTATCGACATTGAGGTACAGCTGGATAACCAGGCGGATGACCACCGCGTGCGGGTGCTGATCCCCACACCTTTCGTCACCGATCACGTGCTGGCGGATACGCAGTTCGGTACGGTTTCGCGCCCGGTTAATGACGGCGCGATGGCGGACTGGCAGGCGCAGGGATGGAAAGAAGCGCCGGTGTCGGTGTGGAATATGCTCAGCTATACCGTGCTGCAACAGGCGGAGCACGGGCTGGCGCTGTTCAGCGAAGGGCTGCGTGAATTTGAAATTGTCGGGGAAGGGGAGAAAACCTTCGCCCTGACGCTGCTGCGCGGCGTGGGAATGCTTGGCAAAAGCGATCTGCTGCTGCGCCCCGGCAGACCGTCGGGCATTGGGCTGCCGGTCCCCGACTCTCAGCTGCGCGGACGGCTGCAAAGCCGGTTCAGCCTGTGGAGCTTCAGCGGCGATCCCCTTGACGCCGGGGTGGCGCAGCAGGCGCGCCGCTGGCTGACGCCGGTGCAGTGCTATAACAAAATCCCATGGAACGCGATGAAGCTCAACCCTTCGCCGCAGGTGACGCCGGCGCATTACAGTCTGCTGACTCTGCCGCCGCATGGCTGCCAGCTGAGCGCGCTCAAAAAAGCAGAAGATCGGGACAGGTTAATCATCAGGCTGTTTAACCCGTCCGCGACCACCCTCTGCGGGACGCGGCTGGCCTTCAGCGGTCCGGTGAGCCTGCGCGAAACCGGTATGGATGAGCAACCCCGTGAGCGGGGTGAAGAGGAATGGCAGCGCTTATCGCCGGGACAGTCCGTGACGCTGGAAGTGGCATTTCCTGAATAA
- the cydA gene encoding cytochrome ubiquinol oxidase subunit I, whose translation MLDIVELSRLQFALTAMYHFLFVPLTLGMAFLLAIMETVYVLSGKQIYKDMTKFWGKLFGINFALGVATGLTMEFQFGTNWSYYSHYVGDIFGAPLAIEGLMAFFLESTFVGLFFFGWDRLGKVQHMAVTWLVALGSNLSALWILVANGWMQNPIASDFNFETMRMEMVSFSELVLNPVAQVKFVHTVASGYTCGAMFILGISAYYLLRGRDVAFAKRSFAIAASFGMAAILSVIVLGDESGYEMGDVQKTKLAAIEAEWETQPAPAAFTLFGIPDQETQENKYAIQIPYALGLIATRSVDTQVIGLKDLMVQHEERIRNGMKAYQLLEELRAGSTDQNVRDQFNSMKKDLGYGMLLKRYTENVTDATEAQIQQATKDSIPRVAPLYFAFRIMVGSGILMLFIIGFSFWTVCRNRIGSKPWLLRAALYGMPLPWIAIEAGWFVAEYGRQPWAIGEVLPTAVANSSLTIGDLLFSMILICGLYTLFMVAEVFLMFKFARLGPSSLKTGRYHHEQPTVASQPAR comes from the coding sequence ATGTTAGATATAGTCGAACTGTCGCGCTTACAGTTTGCCTTGACCGCGATGTACCACTTCCTTTTTGTGCCACTGACGCTCGGTATGGCGTTCCTGCTGGCGATCATGGAAACGGTGTACGTCCTCTCCGGCAAACAGATTTATAAAGATATGACCAAATTCTGGGGCAAGTTGTTTGGTATCAACTTTGCGCTGGGTGTGGCAACCGGCCTGACCATGGAGTTCCAGTTCGGGACTAACTGGTCTTACTATTCCCACTATGTGGGCGATATCTTCGGTGCGCCGCTGGCCATTGAAGGTCTGATGGCCTTCTTCCTCGAATCCACCTTTGTAGGTCTGTTCTTCTTCGGTTGGGATCGTCTGGGTAAAGTTCAGCACATGGCCGTCACCTGGCTGGTGGCGCTGGGCTCTAACTTATCCGCATTGTGGATCCTTGTTGCTAACGGCTGGATGCAAAACCCTATCGCGTCGGATTTCAACTTCGAAACCATGCGTATGGAAATGGTGAGCTTCTCCGAGCTGGTGCTGAACCCGGTCGCGCAGGTGAAATTTGTTCATACCGTAGCCTCGGGTTACACCTGCGGCGCCATGTTCATCCTCGGCATCAGCGCCTACTACCTGCTGCGCGGCCGCGATGTCGCCTTTGCCAAACGCTCTTTTGCCATTGCAGCGAGCTTCGGTATGGCGGCGATCCTCTCTGTGATCGTGCTGGGTGATGAATCCGGTTACGAAATGGGCGACGTGCAGAAAACCAAACTGGCGGCGATTGAAGCCGAGTGGGAAACGCAACCGGCTCCGGCGGCATTTACCCTGTTTGGTATTCCCGATCAGGAAACCCAGGAAAATAAATACGCCATCCAGATCCCGTATGCGCTGGGCCTTATCGCCACGCGTTCCGTTGATACGCAGGTTATCGGCCTGAAAGATCTGATGGTGCAGCATGAAGAGCGTATCCGTAACGGGATGAAAGCCTACCAGCTGCTGGAAGAGCTGCGTGCCGGATCAACCGATCAGAACGTGCGCGATCAGTTCAACAGCATGAAGAAAGACCTGGGTTACGGCATGCTGCTTAAGCGCTATACCGAGAATGTCACTGACGCCACCGAAGCGCAAATTCAGCAGGCAACCAAAGATTCTATTCCGCGCGTTGCGCCGCTCTACTTCGCCTTCCGTATCATGGTAGGTAGCGGCATTCTGATGCTGTTTATCATCGGCTTCTCTTTCTGGACCGTCTGCCGCAACCGTATCGGTTCTAAACCCTGGCTGCTGCGCGCTGCCCTGTACGGTATGCCGCTGCCGTGGATCGCCATCGAAGCAGGCTGGTTTGTCGCAGAATATGGCCGTCAGCCGTGGGCGATTGGTGAGGTGCTGCCGACTGCCGTGGCGAACTCCTCGCTGACCATCGGCGATCTGCTGTTCTCGATGATCCTGATTTGCGGTCTGTACACGCTGTTTATGGTGGCGGAAGTATTCCTGATGTTCAAATTCGCTCGCCTTGGGCCGAGCAGTCTGAAAACAGGTCGTTATCATCACGAGCAGCCTACCGTGGCTTCTCAGCCGGCACGCTAA
- the cydB gene encoding cytochrome d ubiquinol oxidase subunit II produces MIDYEVLRFIWWLLVGILLIGFAVTDGFDMGVGMLTRVLGRSDTERRIMINAIAPHWDGNQVWLITAGGALFAAWPMVYAAAFSGFYVAMILVLASLFFRPVGFDYRSKIEDTRWRNMWDWGIFIGSFVPPLVIGVAFGNLLQGVPFHMDEYMRLFYTGNFFQLLNPFGLLAGVVSVAMIVTQGATYLQMRTVGELHLRVRGVAQIAALVTLVCFALAGVWVVYGIDGYVVTSVIDHHAASNPLTKEVARQAGAWLVNFNNTPILWLVPALGVVLPLMTTLMSRLEKPAFAFVFSSLTLACIILTAGIAMFPFIMPSSTMMNVSLTLWDATSSQMTLNLMTWVAAVFVPVILLYTAWCYWKMFGRITKEDIESNTHSLY; encoded by the coding sequence ATGATCGATTATGAAGTATTACGTTTTATCTGGTGGCTGCTGGTTGGCATTCTGCTGATTGGTTTTGCGGTCACCGACGGCTTCGACATGGGCGTAGGGATGTTAACCCGCGTGCTGGGTCGCAGCGACACGGAACGCCGTATCATGATTAACGCCATCGCCCCGCACTGGGATGGCAACCAGGTATGGCTTATCACCGCTGGCGGCGCGCTGTTCGCTGCCTGGCCGATGGTCTATGCCGCCGCGTTCTCGGGCTTCTATGTGGCGATGATCCTCGTGCTGGCGTCGTTATTCTTCCGTCCGGTTGGTTTTGACTACCGCTCGAAGATCGAAGACACACGCTGGCGCAACATGTGGGACTGGGGCATTTTCATCGGCAGCTTCGTACCGCCGCTGGTCATTGGCGTGGCGTTCGGCAACCTGTTACAGGGCGTGCCTTTCCATATGGATGAATACATGCGCCTGTTCTACACCGGCAACTTCTTCCAGCTGCTGAACCCGTTTGGCCTGCTGGCCGGTGTGGTGAGCGTGGCGATGATCGTCACCCAGGGGGCAACCTATCTGCAAATGCGTACCGTCGGTGAACTGCATCTGCGTGTGCGTGGCGTGGCGCAGATCGCCGCGCTGGTAACCCTGGTGTGCTTCGCGCTGGCAGGCGTGTGGGTAGTGTATGGTATTGACGGTTACGTGGTGACCTCGGTTATCGATCATCATGCCGCCTCTAACCCGCTGACCAAAGAAGTGGCGCGTCAGGCTGGTGCCTGGCTGGTGAACTTCAACAACACGCCGATCCTGTGGCTGGTGCCAGCGCTGGGCGTCGTGCTGCCGCTGATGACCACCCTGATGTCACGTCTTGAGAAACCGGCGTTTGCCTTCGTCTTCTCATCACTGACGCTGGCGTGCATCATCCTCACCGCGGGCATCGCCATGTTCCCGTTCATTATGCCGTCCAGCACGATGATGAACGTAAGCCTGACGCTGTGGGATGCGACCTCCAGCCAGATGACGCTGAATCTGATGACCTGGGTTGCGGCGGTGTTTGTACCTGTCATTCTTCTTTATACCGCATGGTGTTACTGGAAGATGTTCGGTCGCATCACCAAAGAAGACATTGAAAGCAACACTCACTCTCTGTACTAA
- the cydX gene encoding cytochrome bd-I oxidase subunit CydX, with translation MWYFAWILGTLLACAFGVITALALEHVEATQAGKEEH, from the coding sequence ATGTGGTATTTCGCATGGATTTTAGGAACGCTTCTTGCCTGCGCATTCGGAGTGATCACCGCCCTGGCGCTTGAGCACGTAGAAGCGACTCAGGCAGGTAAAGAAGAACACTGA
- the ybgE gene encoding cyd operon protein YbgE, producing the protein MNAIIAKLYAVMDKGPLRALSLVMALVLAGCVFWDPARFAAKTSDYEIWQGFLMMWAVCSGVIHGVGFRPAAVHWQGIFCPLIADIVLAAALFYFFF; encoded by the coding sequence ATGAACGCTATTATCGCAAAACTCTATGCGGTAATGGATAAGGGCCCGCTTCGGGCCCTTTCCTTAGTGATGGCGCTGGTGTTGGCAGGCTGCGTATTCTGGGATCCTGCCCGCTTTGCCGCGAAGACCAGCGACTACGAAATCTGGCAAGGTTTCCTGATGATGTGGGCCGTCTGTAGCGGCGTGATCCACGGGGTTGGTTTTCGTCCTGCTGCCGTTCACTGGCAGGGCATATTTTGCCCGCTCATCGCAGACATCGTGCTGGCTGCCGCGCTGTTTTATTTTTTCTTTTGA
- the ybgC gene encoding tol-pal system-associated acyl-CoA thioesterase: MNTTLFRWPVRVYYEDTDAGGVVYHASYVAFYERARTEMLRHHNFSQQVLLAERVAFVVRKMTLDYFAPARLDDMLEVQSEITSVRGTSLVFTQRIVNAENTVLNEAEVLIVCVDPLLMKPRALPKSIVAEFKQ; the protein is encoded by the coding sequence GTGAATACAACGCTGTTTCGATGGCCGGTTCGTGTCTATTACGAAGACACCGATGCCGGTGGTGTGGTTTACCACGCCAGCTACGTCGCTTTTTATGAACGGGCACGCACAGAGATGCTGCGCCACCACAACTTTAGTCAGCAGGTTTTGCTGGCAGAGCGCGTCGCCTTCGTGGTGCGTAAAATGACGCTGGACTATTTTGCGCCCGCCAGACTCGACGATATGCTCGAAGTCCAATCGGAAATTACATCAGTGCGTGGAACCTCTCTGGTTTTCACGCAGCGGATCGTCAACGCAGAGAACACCGTGCTTAATGAAGCTGAAGTACTGATTGTTTGCGTTGATCCACTCTTAATGAAGCCTCGTGCGCTTCCCAAGTCTATTGTCGCGGAGTTTAAGCAGTGA
- the tolQ gene encoding Tol-Pal system protein TolQ: MTDMNILDLFLKASLLVKLIMLILIGFSIASWAIIIQRTRILNAAGREAEAFEDKFWSGIELSRLYQESQGRRETLSGSEQMFYSGFKEFARLHRANSHAPEAIVEGASRAMRISMNRELEALETHIPFLGTVGSISPYIGLFGTVWGIMHAFIALGAVKQATLQMVAPGIAEALIATAIGLFAAIPAVMAYNRLNQRVNKLEQNYDNFMEEFTAILHRQAFTSSESNKG, from the coding sequence GTGACTGACATGAACATCCTTGATTTGTTCCTGAAGGCAAGCCTTCTGGTCAAACTTATCATGTTGATTTTGATTGGTTTTTCAATCGCATCCTGGGCCATCATCATTCAACGCACGCGCATACTTAACGCAGCCGGGCGTGAAGCGGAAGCCTTTGAAGACAAATTCTGGTCAGGCATCGAGCTGTCTCGCCTGTATCAGGAAAGTCAGGGCCGCCGCGAAACGCTCTCCGGTTCAGAACAGATGTTCTACAGCGGATTTAAAGAGTTTGCCCGTTTACATCGCGCCAACAGCCATGCGCCGGAAGCGATAGTGGAAGGGGCATCGCGTGCGATGCGTATCTCCATGAACCGCGAACTGGAAGCGCTGGAAACGCATATTCCGTTCCTGGGAACGGTCGGTTCCATCAGTCCTTATATCGGCCTTTTCGGTACGGTATGGGGGATCATGCATGCCTTTATCGCACTGGGTGCCGTTAAACAGGCCACGCTGCAGATGGTTGCGCCAGGTATCGCCGAAGCGCTGATTGCCACGGCAATCGGTCTGTTTGCGGCTATTCCGGCTGTTATGGCGTATAACCGCCTGAACCAGCGCGTGAATAAACTGGAACAGAATTACGACAACTTTATGGAAGAGTTTACCGCTATTCTGCATCGTCAGGCGTTTACCAGCAGCGAGAGCAACAAGGGGTAA
- the tolR gene encoding colicin uptake protein TolR, whose protein sequence is MARKRGRGSRELKSEINIVPLLDVLLVLLLIFMATAPIITQSVEVDLPDATESQSVSTNDDPPVIIEVSGVGQYSVVIEKDRLDQLPPEQVIAEAQRHLQANPKTVFLIGGAKEVPYDEIIKALNLLHSAGVKSVGLMTQPI, encoded by the coding sequence ATGGCCAGAAAGCGTGGACGAGGAAGTCGCGAACTCAAGTCCGAAATCAACATTGTACCGCTGCTGGACGTCCTGCTCGTGCTGTTGCTGATCTTTATGGCAACCGCCCCGATCATCACCCAGAGCGTGGAGGTTGATCTGCCGGATGCGACAGAATCACAGAGCGTCAGTACCAATGATGATCCTCCGGTCATTATCGAGGTCTCTGGCGTGGGACAGTACAGCGTGGTGATTGAAAAAGATCGTCTGGATCAACTGCCGCCTGAACAGGTCATTGCCGAAGCGCAGCGTCACCTGCAGGCGAATCCGAAAACGGTCTTCTTAATCGGTGGTGCGAAAGAGGTGCCATATGATGAAATCATCAAAGCGCTGAACCTGTTACACAGCGCGGGTGTGAAGTCGGTTGGCTTGATGACGCAGCCTATTTAA
- the tolA gene encoding cell envelope integrity protein TolA: MSKATEQNDKLKRAITISAVLHVILFALLIWSSFDEHIDASAGGGGGSSIDAVMVDPGAVVQQYNREQQQQASAKRAEEQREKQAQQQAEEIREKQAAEQERLKQLEKERLQAQENAREQAQQQKQAEEAAKKAQEQQKQAEEAAAKAAADAKAQADAQAKAAADAAKKAEAEAAKAAAAAAKKAEAEAAKAAADAAKKAEAEAAKKAQQDAEKKAQAEAAKKAAAAEKAAAAKAAAAEKAAAEKAAAAAEKAAAAKAAAAEKAAADKKAAAEKAAADKKAAADKAAAAKAAAAKKAAAEKAAASDVDDLFGDLSSGKNAPKTGGGAKGSNAAPAGSGNTKNNGASGADISNYAGQIKAAIETKFYDAASYTGKVCTLRIRLEPDGTLKDIQSEGGDPALCQAALAAARQAKLPKPPTQAVYEVFKNAPLDFKP; the protein is encoded by the coding sequence GTGTCAAAGGCAACCGAACAAAACGACAAGCTTAAACGGGCGATAACCATCTCGGCGGTGCTGCATGTGATTTTATTTGCACTGCTGATCTGGAGTTCGTTCGATGAGCACATAGACGCCTCTGCTGGCGGCGGCGGTGGTTCATCCATCGACGCCGTTATGGTCGATCCCGGCGCCGTTGTACAGCAGTACAACCGTGAGCAGCAGCAACAGGCGAGCGCGAAACGCGCTGAAGAACAGCGTGAAAAGCAGGCGCAACAGCAGGCGGAAGAGATTCGCGAGAAGCAGGCCGCCGAGCAGGAGCGTTTAAAACAGCTCGAAAAAGAACGTTTGCAGGCGCAGGAAAACGCCCGCGAACAGGCACAACAGCAGAAACAGGCAGAAGAAGCGGCGAAGAAAGCGCAGGAGCAGCAAAAGCAGGCTGAAGAAGCCGCTGCCAAAGCTGCCGCCGATGCGAAAGCGCAGGCTGACGCCCAGGCGAAAGCCGCCGCAGATGCCGCGAAGAAAGCCGAAGCCGAGGCTGCCAAAGCCGCTGCCGCCGCCGCGAAGAAAGCGGAAGCCGAAGCCGCCAAAGCCGCCGCCGATGCTGCGAAAAAAGCCGAAGCGGAAGCTGCGAAAAAAGCGCAGCAGGACGCCGAGAAGAAAGCACAGGCTGAAGCCGCTAAAAAAGCCGCTGCCGCTGAAAAAGCTGCTGCGGCGAAAGCAGCCGCTGCTGAAAAGGCTGCCGCTGAGAAAGCTGCTGCCGCTGCCGAAAAAGCCGCGGCCGCGAAAGCTGCCGCTGCTGAAAAGGCCGCCGCTGATAAAAAAGCTGCAGCTGAGAAAGCCGCTGCCGATAAGAAAGCAGCCGCCGACAAAGCCGCAGCAGCAAAAGCCGCCGCTGCGAAAAAAGCCGCGGCAGAGAAAGCCGCCGCGTCTGATGTCGACGACCTGTTTGGCGACCTCAGCTCCGGTAAGAATGCGCCGAAAACCGGCGGTGGAGCGAAAGGAAGTAATGCAGCGCCAGCAGGAAGTGGTAACACTAAAAACAATGGCGCTTCAGGGGCTGATATCAGCAACTATGCTGGTCAGATAAAAGCAGCCATCGAAACCAAGTTCTATGATGCCGCATCCTATACTGGCAAGGTATGTACGCTGCGCATCAGGCTTGAGCCAGATGGTACGTTGAAAGATATTCAGTCTGAAGGGGGCGATCCCGCGCTTTGTCAGGCCGCACTTGCTGCAGCCCGTCAGGCGAAGCTCCCGAAACCGCCGACGCAGGCGGTGTATGAAGTGTTTAAAAATGCGCCACTGGACTTCAAACCTTAA